The Subtercola sp. PAMC28395 genome segment TGTGGGGTGCTCGTTCTTCTGGGCGAAGGCGTGGCCTGGCAGGAACGGCGCGAGGTGCGATTTCGCAGCCACCGGACCCACACCCGGCCCTCCCCCTCCGTGCGGAATGCAGAAGGTCTTGTGCAGGTTCAGGTGCGACACATCGCCGCCGAACTCGCCGAATCGGGCGAATCCGAGAACGGCATTGAGGTTCGCGCCGTCGACATAGACCTGCCCCCCTGCTTCATGCACCGAGCGGCATATGTCGACGACATCGTGTTCGTAGACTCCGTGGGTCGAGGGATACGTGATCATCAGAGCTGCAAGGGAGTCTGCGTGACTGGCGATCTTGGCACGCAGGTCGTCGAGATCGACGTTGCCCAGCTCGTCGCAGGCCACGACGACGACCGACATTCCCGCAAGGACCGCGGAGGCCGCGTTTGTGCCGTGGGCGCTCGACGGGATCAGGCACACCGTTCGGCCGGCGTCACCCCGCGAGCGGTGGTAGCCACGGATGGCCAGAAGCCCGGCGAGTTCACCCTGGCTACCCGCGTTGGGCTGCAGGGAGACCGAGTCATAGCCCGTGACCTCGGTCAGCCACGATTCGAGCTGGTCGATGAGCGAGAGGTACCCTTCGACATCTGCTCGGGGAGCAAACGGGTGGAGCCCTGCGAACTCCGGCCAGCTGACCGCCTCCATCTCGGTGACGGCGTTGAGCTTCATCGTGCACGACCCGAGCGGGATCATGCCCCTGTCGAGCGCGTAGTCGTCATCGGCGAGTCTCTTCAGGTACCTCATCATGCTCGTTTCTGAGCGATGCGAGTTGAAGACAGGGTGCGTGAGAAAGTCGCTGGTGCGCTCGAGTTCAGCTGGGAGGCTGCGCACTAGCTCGGTGTACTCGGCGTGGCCACGCGGAACGGCGTCGAAGATCCGTGCAACGGCCTTCAGATCGACCCGCGAGGTGGTCTCATCCACGGAGAGCCCCAGAGTGTCGTCATCAACGATGTCGAACAGGTAACCCTGCTGGTGCGCGACCGCCGCGATCGATTGTGCCCGCCCTGCCACTCTGACACGAATCGTGTCGAAGAAGTCGTCGTGAAGCACTTCGTAGCCCGCTGCACGCAATAGGGTCGCGAGGGTCCGTGCCGAATCGTTGACCTCGGTTGCGATTGCACGGAGCCCGTCAGGGCCGTGGTAGACCGCGTACATCCCCGCCATGACGGCGAGCAGTACCTGGGCTGTGCAGATGTTCGACGTCGCCTTCTCGCGGCGGATGTGCTGTTCCCGCGCCTGCAGGCTCAGCCGGTACGCGCGATTGCCATCGGAGTCGACGCTCACGCCGACCAGGCGACCGGGAAGCTGGCGCTCCAGGCCCTTGCGAACCGCCATATAACCGGCGTGCGGGCCCCCGAAACCCATCGGCACGCCAAAACGCTGGCTCGTTCCGATCGCAACATCGGCTCCCAGCTCACCCGGCGAGGCCAGCAGTGTGAGGGCAAGCAGGTCGGCGGCGACCACTGCGAGAGCGCCGACTGCGTGAGCGTGCTCGATGATCGCTGCAGGGTTGAAGATGCGACCGGAAGCACCCGGGTACTGCACGAAGAGGCCGAAGGCCTCCGGCAGCTCGGATGGCTCTGCCTGTGCCAACTCGATCTCGACGAGTTCGATGCCGACGGCATCGGCCCGGGACGCAAGAAGCGCCTTGGTCTGCGGGAAGGAGTCCGAATCGACGATGAAGACCCGCGATGTCGACTTGCTTGCGCGGCGCGCGAGGAGCATGCTCTCGACGACGGCAGTGCCTTCATCGAGCATCGACGCGTTCGAGGTCTGGAGCCCGGTGAGCTCGGAGACCATCGTCTGAAAGTTGATGAGCGCTTCGAGCCGGCCCTGCGAGATCTCGGGCTGGTACGGCGTGTACGCGGTGTACCAGCTGGGGTTCTCGAAGACATTGCGCTTGATCACGGCCGGAGTGATCGTGTCGTAGTATCCGAGTCCGATCATCGACCGGTTGACGGTGTTCAGGGAGGCCAGTGCGCGAAGTTCGGCGATCGTCTCTCGTTCAGAGGCTGGCGAAGGGATGACCGACTGTTCGCCCACGTCGGCTGCGTGGATCGACGCCGGCACTGCGGCTTCGACCAGACGGGTGACCGTCTCGTAGCCGAGCAGGTCGAGCATCTGCGCCTGCGCCGAAGCGGTCGTACCGATGTGGCGGTCGAGAAAAGGAAGGCTCATCAGGCAGAGACTCCATCATCGCCGGTCAGCGCCTGGTATTCGGCGTAGCTCAGCAATTCGGGCAGGTCGGTGAATTCCACCCGGATCAGCCAGCCCTCGCCGAACGGGTCGCTGTTCACGAGCTCCGGTGATTCCTCCACGGCGGAATTCTTCTCCAGCACGACACCCGTCAGTGGGGCGAAGAGCTCCCCGACCGACTTGGTCGACTCGATCTCGCCGACGACAGCTCCATCGGCGATGGCAGACCCCTCGGCGGGCAGGTCGACATACACAACATCGCCGAGCTTCTCGGCCGCGTACGCCGTGATGCCGATCGTGGCTCGTGTTGGGACACCGTCTGCCGCAGCATCCAGACGCACCCATTCGTGCTCTGCGGTGAATTTCAGGTCCGAGTAGTCGGTCATGGTCAGTCTCTCTTTCGGCGATAGAAGGGCAGAGCGGTTACGGTGAGCGGCAATCGGGTGCCTCGCACATCGACGGAGAGCTCAGTGCCCTGCGCAGAGAATTGCGGGTCGAGGTAGGCCATGGCAACGGGAAACCCGAGCGTGGGCGAGAGCACACCGCTCGTGATCACGCCGACGGGCGTGGTTGATTCCTGTGTTTCGAAGAGTTCATAGTCGGCGCGGGCTGCTCGCTTGCCAGTGCCCTGGAGACCGACCAGAACTCGAGCAGGATCGGCAGCCCCGGCACCCTGGCCGGCGGACTCACTGATCGCTTCGAGAGCTGCGCGGCCGACGAAGTCTTCTTTCGCGAAGTTCACCACGCGCCCGAGGCCGGCCTGCGCTGGCCTGGTTGCCCGGCCCAGTTCATGGCCGTAGAGCGGCATGCCCGCCTCCAGGCGCAGGGTGTCGCGGGCGGCAAGCCCGGCGGGCACGAGGCCGAACGCTCCGCCCGCTGTGACCACAGCGTTCCACAGCGCTTCTGCGCTGTGGACGTCGACGTAGAGTTCGAACCCGTCTTCGCCGGTATAACCGGTTCGTGCGACGAGCAACGGCTTGTTCGCGTAGCGTGCCGGGCGCGACCAGTAGTACTTCAGGGAATCGAGTGGATGATCATCCACCGCCTCCGTATCGAAGTCGATGCCTGCAGTGGCCTTGACTATCTCGCGAGCAGCCGGGCCCTGCACGGCGATGAGCGCGAGCTGGTCGCTCACGTCGCTCACCACGACGTCGAATCCCGCGGCCCGCTGCAGCAGGGCTTCGACCGCGACGGCGTGGTTGCCGGCATTGGCGACAACGAGGAACTCCGTCTCGCCCGTGCGATAGACGACGACGTCATCGATGATTCCGCCGTCGTGGTCGAGCAGCAGGCTGTACTTCGCCTGCCCGACGGCTGTGGCCGAGAGCAGTCCGGCGAATGCGAAGTCGAGGCAGGCGCCGGCCTCGGGGCCGGTGACGCTGATCTCTGCCATGTGCGAGAGATCGAAGATTCCCGCTGCCGTTCTCACGGCGCGGTGTTCGGCGAGATCACTCGTGTATCTGACGGGCATCTGCCAGCCGGCGAAGTCGGTGAACGAGGCACCGGCTGCGAGGTGTACGGCATTGAGCGGCGAGAAGACGGGCTCGGCGACTTCGCCTCCAGCGAGGGCTTCGGCACCATGAGGGGCTTCGGTCATGAGTTCTCCTGTTCATTTCCTGTGCGCCTGCGACGCATCAGCGTGCACAGGCAAAGAGGTCACAGGGCTCGGATGAACCCCGCAGACACTCCCCCTCTGTCATGGTGCCTGAGAGTTTCACCACTGCCGGGTAGCGAGGGCAGCGACTTTCACCGTGGGCGAGCTCTCGCACCGTTTGAGGCACTGCCCGTTCGAGGTACTGCCTGTTGGGGGCAGAGCCGAAGCGGGGGTGAGAGCTTCTTTTCAGAGTGGCCAGTTCAACGCGGTACACGAACCTGAGAGTTTATCGGAGAGAATTGCTCCTTCGGTGCCCGGCACGAATTGCGCCAGGCTCTCCCGCGTCGACCTAATGGCCAGCAGTATTCAGTTGTGGAGCATGCACGTGTGTAGCTTGCACGTCTGGAGCATGCACGTGTGCAGCGCCGAGACAGTGCCAGGGCGACACATCATGCTGGGGCCAGTTTAGTGGCCAGCGGCGACGAGAACCTACGACCTTCAGTCGCCGTTGCCGTGTGTCGGATCGCCTCGAGTGTCGCTTGGGGAATCGACTCTGCGTCGACGCATGGCAAAGACGAGAACGGCAGAGAGCACGCTGAGGCCACCGATGCCGAGCACGATCGCCACAGGCAATGCGACATTCGACTGCCTGCTCGAGTCCGCCTGGGCAACACCGAGAACAGTCATGGTCGGCTCGGGCGTCGGGGCAGGTGCATCAGCCGAATGGGTGCCAGCGGTGGCAGAGGCCTGGGAGGGCGATGGTGCCGGCGAGGCTGCCTGGGCGAGAGTGGGTTCGGTCGTCGACGGCTCACCCGACCACGCGTCGTCACAATCGGGTGCTGACGTGAATCCCGGAGCCGCTACGGTGACACTGCTGGGCTGCCAGGTGAAGGTGTACGAACCAGAGACCGGATGCCCGTCAGAGGAAGCCACCTGCCACGCCACCGTGTACTCTCCCGCCTCGCCGAGGGCGACGCCGGTCGACACGACGCTGCCGGCAACGACCACACAGCCGGATTCGTGATGGTCACCGTCGGCATCTGTCACCTGCACTGCGAAACCACCAAGCGACGCGTCGAGGGCGAGCAGCTCATCACTGAACGTCAGTACGACGGTGTCGAGGTGCTTCGAGACGACCTCTCCCGCTGACGGGGACGACTTCTCGAGAACATCGTGGGCCAGGGCCGCAGGCGCAGAGCCTGCTCCGATGGCGACAGCGGCGAAGACAAGTCCGGTCACCAGTCCACGTGCGAGCCGACGCCGGGAAGCAGGGGAAGAGGTTCGCACTCCCCAACGATAACCGTCGACCCGGTCGGCCCGAACGCCCTGCACCAGATGCTCAGGTGACTTGCGGCTACGGCGCGCGCCAGATGCAGCGTGTGACTGGCTGTGAGACACGCCCAGGGCAGAACACCTAGATCTTCACGATCATCTTGCCGATGTTGTCACCGCGCATCATTCCGGTGAAGGCGTCGAAGGCGTTGTCGATGCCTTCGACAACGGTCTCATCGAAGACAATCCTGCCCTCAGTGAGCCACTTCGTCATGTCGGCAGCGAATTCGGGCGCGAAGTGACCGTAGTTCGTCATGGTGAAGCCCGTGATGGTCAGCCCGCGGGTCACGATGTTGCCGAGGAACCGCACACCTCTCTCTTCACCCGAGGAGTTGTAGGCCGAGATCGCGCCGCAGACGGCGATGCGGCCGCCGTCGCTCATCGAATTCAGTGCCGCCTCGAGGTGCTCGCCACCCACGTTGTCGAAATACACGTCGACACCATCTGGGGCGGCCTTCTCGAGCTGGCCGAGCACGTCGCCGTCCTTGTAGTTGAAGGCTGCGTCGAAGCCATACTTCTCGGTGAGCAGAGCCACCTTCTCCGACGAGCCCGCGCTGCCGATGACCCGGGAGGCACCCTTCAGGCGGGCGATCTGCCCGACCATGGTGCCGACTCCGCCCGCCGCCCCCGATACGAAGACAACGTCTCCCTCGCGGATGTGCGCAATCTGCGTGAGGCCGACCCATGCGGTGATACCCGTGATCCCGAGAACGCTGAGGTAGAGCGACAGAGGCACGCCGGGAATCCGTGGAGCCGGGCGAAAAGCCGACGCCGGGCCCTGGGCTACATCGCGCCAGCCGAACTGGTGTTGCACCGTGTCGCCGACAGCAAGAGCATCGGATCGCGATTCGACAACGTGGCCCACAGCGGCACCCGTCATCGCCTCTCCGAGCGGAAACGGCGGCACGTAGGAACGGCCTTCGTTCATGCGACCCCGCATGTACGGGTCGACCGAGAGGAATTCATTCTCGACGCGAACGTCACCGTCGGCCAGCTCGGGAAGTTCTATCGTCACCTTCTCAACATTGCTGGCAGTGGGCTCGCCAGTCGGGCGGGAAACCAGGTTCCACTGGGTACTGGTGGCGTGAGAGTGATGTGTTTCATGAGACATGGGAAGACTCCTTGACGTGATGTGGACCGACGGCGTGGTGGGGATCGATCCAATGGTGCGGATCGACGGGATGATCGTTATTCCGCGAGGGCGGCGATGATCTGCTTTGCAGCCGCTGCAGACGACGCGGGATTCTGCCCGGTGTAGAGGTTACGGTCGACGACGACGTGCGAGCCGAACGGTTCCGCTGCCTTCGAGTAGATCGCCCCGTTCGAGACGAGCCTGGTCTCGACGAGCCACGGCGCCACCTCTGCCAGCCCATTCAGTTCTTCTTCGGCGTCAGAGAAGCCGGTCATCCGGTAGCCCGTGAAGGGCCACGAGCCATCGGCCGCTACTGCCGCGAACATGGCAGCAGGAGCGTGGCAGAGCACACCGAGGGGGCGGCCCGATGCCAGGGCCTCGGTCATGATGCGACCGGAATCAGCGTCGACCGAGAGGTCTTCCATGGGTCCGTGGCCACCCGGGTAGAACACGACGTCGAAATCCGCAACGGTGACGTCGGTGAGTGGCACTGGCGACTTCAGTTCGGTTGCGATCGAATCGAGGTAGGTACGGAGCTCTTCTACCCGCTCTTCGCTGCCCGCGCCGCGGGCACTCAGGCTGTTCTGGTCGAACGTGGGGGCGACTCCGCCCGGGGTGGCAATGGTGATGTCGTAACGGGCATCAGTGAAGAGCCTGTGCGGCTCGACGAGTTCTTCGGCCCAGACGCCCGTAGGGTATTTGTCGCCGGTCGAGAGCGTCCAGTGATCGGACGCAGAGAGAACGATGAGTACAGAAGTCATGAAAGTGC includes the following:
- a CDS encoding type 1 glutamine amidotransferase domain-containing protein, translating into MTSVLIVLSASDHWTLSTGDKYPTGVWAEELVEPHRLFTDARYDITIATPGGVAPTFDQNSLSARGAGSEERVEELRTYLDSIATELKSPVPLTDVTVADFDVVFYPGGHGPMEDLSVDADSGRIMTEALASGRPLGVLCHAPAAMFAAVAADGSWPFTGYRMTGFSDAEEELNGLAEVAPWLVETRLVSNGAIYSKAAEPFGSHVVVDRNLYTGQNPASSAAAAKQIIAALAE
- the gcvT gene encoding glycine cleavage system aminomethyltransferase GcvT — protein: MTEAPHGAEALAGGEVAEPVFSPLNAVHLAAGASFTDFAGWQMPVRYTSDLAEHRAVRTAAGIFDLSHMAEISVTGPEAGACLDFAFAGLLSATAVGQAKYSLLLDHDGGIIDDVVVYRTGETEFLVVANAGNHAVAVEALLQRAAGFDVVVSDVSDQLALIAVQGPAAREIVKATAGIDFDTEAVDDHPLDSLKYYWSRPARYANKPLLVARTGYTGEDGFELYVDVHSAEALWNAVVTAGGAFGLVPAGLAARDTLRLEAGMPLYGHELGRATRPAQAGLGRVVNFAKEDFVGRAALEAISESAGQGAGAADPARVLVGLQGTGKRAARADYELFETQESTTPVGVITSGVLSPTLGFPVAMAYLDPQFSAQGTELSVDVRGTRLPLTVTALPFYRRKRD
- the gcvH gene encoding glycine cleavage system protein GcvH, giving the protein MTDYSDLKFTAEHEWVRLDAAADGVPTRATIGITAYAAEKLGDVVYVDLPAEGSAIADGAVVGEIESTKSVGELFAPLTGVVLEKNSAVEESPELVNSDPFGEGWLIRVEFTDLPELLSYAEYQALTGDDGVSA
- the gcvP gene encoding aminomethyl-transferring glycine dehydrogenase: MSLPFLDRHIGTTASAQAQMLDLLGYETVTRLVEAAVPASIHAADVGEQSVIPSPASERETIAELRALASLNTVNRSMIGLGYYDTITPAVIKRNVFENPSWYTAYTPYQPEISQGRLEALINFQTMVSELTGLQTSNASMLDEGTAVVESMLLARRASKSTSRVFIVDSDSFPQTKALLASRADAVGIELVEIELAQAEPSELPEAFGLFVQYPGASGRIFNPAAIIEHAHAVGALAVVAADLLALTLLASPGELGADVAIGTSQRFGVPMGFGGPHAGYMAVRKGLERQLPGRLVGVSVDSDGNRAYRLSLQAREQHIRREKATSNICTAQVLLAVMAGMYAVYHGPDGLRAIATEVNDSARTLATLLRAAGYEVLHDDFFDTIRVRVAGRAQSIAAVAHQQGYLFDIVDDDTLGLSVDETTSRVDLKAVARIFDAVPRGHAEYTELVRSLPAELERTSDFLTHPVFNSHRSETSMMRYLKRLADDDYALDRGMIPLGSCTMKLNAVTEMEAVSWPEFAGLHPFAPRADVEGYLSLIDQLESWLTEVTGYDSVSLQPNAGSQGELAGLLAIRGYHRSRGDAGRTVCLIPSSAHGTNAASAVLAGMSVVVVACDELGNVDLDDLRAKIASHADSLAALMITYPSTHGVYEHDVVDICRSVHEAGGQVYVDGANLNAVLGFARFGEFGGDVSHLNLHKTFCIPHGGGGPGVGPVAAKSHLAPFLPGHAFAQKNEHPTAGGGSVEHGGGAVSAAPYGSSSILPISWAYVRMMGSDGLKKATEAAVLAANYVAARLRGHFPVLYAGENGLVAHECILDLRPLREATGITVDDVAKRLIDYGFHAPTMSFPVAGTLMVEPTESEDLPEIDRFIDAMIAIKAEADAVAAGEWPVDDNPLVHAPHTAACIATGEWAHAYSRERAVFPVAGQARHKYWPPVRRVDQAYGDRNLFCACPPPEAFE
- a CDS encoding copper resistance CopC family protein produces the protein MRTSSPASRRRLARGLVTGLVFAAVAIGAGSAPAALAHDVLEKSSPSAGEVVSKHLDTVVLTFSDELLALDASLGGFAVQVTDADGDHHESGCVVVAGSVVSTGVALGEAGEYTVAWQVASSDGHPVSGSYTFTWQPSSVTVAAPGFTSAPDCDDAWSGEPSTTEPTLAQAASPAPSPSQASATAGTHSADAPAPTPEPTMTVLGVAQADSSRQSNVALPVAIVLGIGGLSVLSAVLVFAMRRRRVDSPSDTRGDPTHGNGD
- a CDS encoding NADP-dependent oxidoreductase, producing MSHETHHSHATSTQWNLVSRPTGEPTASNVEKVTIELPELADGDVRVENEFLSVDPYMRGRMNEGRSYVPPFPLGEAMTGAAVGHVVESRSDALAVGDTVQHQFGWRDVAQGPASAFRPAPRIPGVPLSLYLSVLGITGITAWVGLTQIAHIREGDVVFVSGAAGGVGTMVGQIARLKGASRVIGSAGSSEKVALLTEKYGFDAAFNYKDGDVLGQLEKAAPDGVDVYFDNVGGEHLEAALNSMSDGGRIAVCGAISAYNSSGEERGVRFLGNIVTRGLTITGFTMTNYGHFAPEFAADMTKWLTEGRIVFDETVVEGIDNAFDAFTGMMRGDNIGKMIVKI